AATTGTATTTGTGTTTATTCTACTGTTGCAAAAACAATTGTCATCATCCCATTTGCAAAGACACAAAGTGATAAGATTACGCGCGAAAACTTCCATTGAAAGTGTTTTACTTACGAATTCATGATATCCTGGCTGGGAAAACTCAAGGAAAAGTGTGTGGTTATTAAATTGGGGATTGAAGGCAACGTTAACCAGGCCAATATATTGTCCATTGTAGCCTTGGTACGCGAAATACCGAGAACAGTAATTCCTGGGAAGCTGGCCAAGTCCATACTTTGGAAGAGTCACCAGTAGCGTTAGGGCGATCGCTACCGATAGAGAACCCATTGTAACTGCATTAGTCGAGCACTTTTCCAGTTTATATTAACACAAACTTCTACTCAAGCGATCTTAAAATCACTCAATGAGTGAGTAGTTAGTCGGACCTTAGTAACTCTCTTAAGATTTCGAATTATTCTAACTCTTGAGGTCTTCTCTCCGCTCAGAGAGATTTTCCTACTGCATAGTTTCATTCATGAGTGATAATTGTGCGCCGGAATTCCCATTTATATTTTACCTtgattaaatataatatttgcaTATTAATGCACTAATGAGACtcacatatatacatacatatgtctCTATTGATTTGCTTGTAGTACACAAAGACAATCGTTTAAGAcccttttaagaaaaatagaaaCGATCAAAGTAttgtaaatattaaaactgTTGGAAATACCTAGgagcttaaaaaaattttcaaacggATGGATGCTAGAAGGAGTATTTAAAacttggaaaaaataaatcgaACCTTTGTTTTTAGGTATCTTTCCTTTTGTATAAATTTATGAAGTTTTGTAATATGAACAAAATTCAGAAAAGAACTATAAAATATTGATAGTAACGAAAAATACAATCAAATTACTCATTCAAAGGGTATCAACAAATTTTGTTTGGCCCCTACAGATTATtatttagtgttttttttttgaaatcaaTCATCCATCAAGTCTCTGGATTCTGTGAATCGAAAACTCGTTTTGCCAGAAATTATTAAACAACTGAAGGCACTTGCTTTGGCTTGagtttttatttctatttttataacTTAAATAGATATTCCGAATCTCAGAGGAGGTTGTCGTTTATCCAGGCAAGATGCTTGGCCAGATCACAGTAAAGAACGAATTGATTTAATTGGCATCGATTGCGCTCCCGTTCACCCACCGACACGATGGCCCGAAGAAGCCATCGATTGTGTCGCCGGACCATCAGTCCGCCACCAGAGTCGCCGAAGCAAGGCCCGGAGCCATCACGGTTTCCGGCGCAGAGGGTGCGATCCGTTACCCTTGGAACCCTCCACCGACTGGCACATTCTGTCGCACTGCCAAACTCAGTCTCGACGACCCGAGGGTACTGGGTCTTCTCGTTGCCCACCTCATCCTGGCCCCAGCCAGCAACGAATCCTGAGGTGGCTAATGTGTTGCTTTCCTCCACTGTCCAAAGGCAAATTGGGCTGATGATGTCGTTGAACCTGtaccaaaaattatattttctaattattttaaattatttaaaatttccttTAAGGTTAATACTTACACGACGGGTCGCTCCATGGTAACCAAAGCGACATCCGCATCGGGCTGGGTGCGACTATTATATTCTGGATGAAGCAGCAATCCCTTTACATTCCGCACCTCCGCCACAATCTCGTCGTTGTCGTAGAGATCATGGCGGCCCAgctcaataaaaatattatgagTTTCCATTTTGTAAACGCAGTGAGCGGCGGTGATGACCATATTCGTGGATAAAAGAGATCCGCCGCACACAAAGGATCGCTGGCCCGACCTGGCGTGATGAATGGCCGTAAGCCACGGATATTTTCCGCGACTATATTCCTGTCCCTTGTAAATGAATGATGACCATCGACCCTCTTGGCCGCACACTTCGTTTGCGTTTGAAATTGGCGGTGTAGGGCTAATCCTCGGAGCAGAATCAGGGGGAAGAACAGTTTCCACCGATGGTGCTGGGATTTTTGGTGGTGGGGACGGTGGTGCTGCTGTGCTTGGAATCGGCGCTTGAGTTGGGGACTGAGTTGGAGGAGGTCCTGGAACCGAAAACGTCGGCCACGAACTAGGCCTAAGGGCTGGTGATGTGGGCACTGCTGGTGGGAGCACCTCTGGCCTGTTACTGATCACCGATGACCGCCAGCTCTGGGTGAAGCCAGGGATTACCTCATTGCCTTGGGAGCCAGGGCCAAAGAAAATTGTCTGAACATCCACGTCGAATGGATCTCGAGGGAAGGGCGTAAAGCTGGAGGAGGGTAAGGGTACCGGAGGTCCACTTACATGCAGTTCGTAGAAGCGGTTGAAAAAACTATTGGGTGGACCATCTGAAGAGGTTATCAATGATTAGTGAGTCTTTTTGAGTAACCACATAAGCTTCAATATAATCTCATTATGGTGGTTTCATTCTTGAAACTAATGTCCCTAAACTCACATTCGCTGGCCGAGCATAAGAGCTGCTCATTGTAGGAGAGCCGCGACAACTTGGGCAGAATTCCCGTGGAAAGGTTCGGCCGGAGGCTGACCCGGAATCGCGCCGGACTGGCCCTTGCCGCCCTCTCGTCTGGATAGGGGCTCAGAGCACCCACTGCAGAGGCCTGTGGAATGCGAAGTGGTCAGATCGGTTGTCGAATCATAAATCCCACATATTATCATATCATACGTCTTGATCGCCGCGCTGAGTGAATCGCACATCGATGCGATTTCTGCCCTGAGCCAGTCCAGGTAAGGTCAACTCTCCCTGGACTCCTCCAAAGGCATCGTTCACGTATTGGAAATAGGTGGGGCACGTGTTCTCCGGCAAGAGTTGGCCTCCGGTAACGGTGATTAGTACTACTACGATGACCAATTTAAACGTACCCATACCTTCCGAAATATCGGATTACTAGTATTCAGATCCGCACGCGACAAGCCCCAGTGAGCAAATAATTCTAGGCTGGCGAATCTCCAGCGGTTCTCGAGCACATCTCGACCCAGGTTCTCTGAGTCACGGTATAGACGCTGGACGTTGATCAAACTGGAAATTCCGCATCGTGCAGAGCCAATAAGGCACGGCTTTCAGCAAAACAAGTAGCTGGTTTCATAAACTACCACAATCATTGGTTCCcattaattgaattaatttaaaaaaaaaatattacaaaaagtTTAAGATTCTAAAGGAAcaaagctataataaaaataatttaaaaaaataattttaaagttctctaaaaaaataaaaaaagttaaaaaaaaaaaacataaaatcaaTGATTGTATAAGCGCTACTTTATTataacttataaaaatatattttaataacttaTAAGAGTAACTTTCTGATTTCaatcttaaaattatttacagGGCTCAGAATATAGATTTTGGTTACATCAAACTACCTTTTAAAACCTTGTTTACAGGGTAATAAACCTCCCCTCTTAAAACTGATCTGCTGAGcgcaatgaaaacaaaaaatccccTATTATAAACATGGGAATatctatataaaaataacaaaaagattaaaataaaaaaaatataaaatcacTCTCTTTTctctctttaatttttttagccCAGATTTTTAATTCAAGCCTGAACCTCTCCGCTTTAAGTTAAGGTTCAATGAAAATCCATGGTTTGAACAATTACGCTAAAAGGAGATTCGATTTAAAACAAACTGCTCTTgagtaaaaaattatatagaaCTACATTtcgcataattttttttctctgtaaatattttctttactACTCTCCCATACAATAACACTTCAAAAGAAATAGTAATACTGTTTAAAATGAACACGAAGATTAAAGATTAGCCTGATCTGATTAGGAAAACAAAACTATGagtgataattttaaattgtatatatttaaaaattccaCACATTTTATCAAATGTTGTTGTACTAATTTTACCTTAATGGAATCTATTTAAAaccattaatatttttaataataacaaaCCAATATACGACTTAACCATAATAATTTCTCACACTACCATATGCTCACGAATCCAGTCGACATACGTAGAAACATCACAGTAAATGGCATATTGGCTAAGATCGCAAATAACGCCCAGCCGTGGCGATAAAGAGACAACTCCCCGGATAACCCAACGGTTGTTCCGCAGGACTATCAGTGCCGCTCCCGAATCACCGAAGCAGGGACCATGGCCACGTGAGTTTCCCGCGCAGACAGTCCGATCGGTAATAAAATCCTCAGCTCGTGGCATTTTGTATCGACATCGATCCCGATCAACTAGCTGGACGTAAACAGATTTAGGAAAGCGCGTCTTCTGGGCATTCATGTCCAATCCCCAGCCAGCTACTGCTCCTAACTCGCCTTCATTGCCAGGTATTGTAAGATCGGAAGTCCACAGGCATAGAGGTTGAATGTACCTGGTGTAAACTATCGACTTAGTCAAGATCAGGAGTCCAACGTCCGCATCCGGCACAGAATTGTACTGCGGTGGAGTGTGCACGGAGGAAACCCCGACCAGTTCAGCTTCAGCCTCGGTATTCAGACTTCGGTCGTGCCGACCTAAATATACCCACAAGTCTCCCGGACTCTGGTTAAAAACACAGTGTGCCGCCGTAATCACAGTCCGTTTCGAGATCAGAGACCCCACGCACTTGTATGTTACCGACTCCTGGCCGCTATATAGGGCAACCAGCCAGGGGTACTGGCCACGGGTCAATTCCTCCCCGCCAATTTGGGCGGTGGCAAAGCCCTCCTTTCCGCACTCATCAAAGTCTCCAACAACACGGGGAACAAAGTCAGGTGATCGCCCTGTCTGCAAGACTCCATCGTAATATGTCCCAGTAGAATTGAGGAACGCTGCTGGGCCAAGTCTTGAAATGGCTAAAGGCTTAAGCGTAGCGGTCGATGGTTTCTCTGTCTGCAGCACCCCATCGTAATATGTCCCAGTAGAGTTGTAGTACGCTGCTGGGGCCAGTAGTGAAAAAGAAAGAGGCTTAAGCGTAGTGGTCGACTGTTCCTCCGGCTGCAACACcccatttataaaaaaaccaGACTCGTTTCTAACTGCCCAGGAAGGGGGCTGGGGAGGCGATAAACGTCGAATGTTTTGGGTTTCTTTCATTTCAGTAGCTCTGGGTATACGGTGATATCGTGGCATAACACTCGACGAAGTATCgactattaaaatattaatcaaaatgtttacaaaTAAGTCGCAAATGTCACAGAAATGAAAATGTAGATTaatatgattattattttgagtTCTAACTTACAGCCATGATTGCTGCAGACCACTTCTCCATTGAGCTCAAATCGAAGAAGTTTGGGCAAAGTGTCGCCAAAGTTTTGAAAACTCACAAACGCTTTTTGTGATTCTCCATTTTCTAATGAATGGTTCTTCAAAGAAAATGCCTGCAACGATAAACACCCAATCAGATTCCAAAACATGTATTGAGTATATCCAAAACTTGTACACGCTCAGCTTACTTGTCCAGTTTGATTAGCATTGAAGATCACCTTCCACTCAATACTATGGTTTTCCGTCTGTGACGCAGTAATAACATCAATGTATTTCccaattgaatttttgttgTAAGAAGAATATTTATCGCAATTTTGGCTAGGGACATTCGAGCCCAATACTATTGATAGGTTGAGAAATAGAGCGGAGAAGATCAGACCCCTGATCTTCATTGCAACGGGGAGCACGTGTTCTGACCGCTGTCATGGAAAAACTGAGACTGGAGCACATTAAAACTTACTCAAGTATATACTCGGGCTCGGCCAGGGAGCAAACTCGGGAATCTAATCAACGTTAACTAGAGAAACTAACCGTTTGAGAGTAGCAGTGCACTTTATGAGCAGCAAACAACACAACAAGAAATTAGCAAGAACAAGTTTTTATTAATCGAGTATTGAACTACTCTTTAAAAACATCTAACCCTCTCATAGATTACCTTCTCAGTTGCTTTTGagtgcaaaaaaaattccaagtACAAACGAAAAATATGAACATCtacatataatataacaaaaaaataaagattaaaTTATTTCCTTCGCACTTAATTATTTCGAAGCTTTATTAGTGCCACTCCCGAATAGCCGAAGTATGGTCTATGTCCCTGTGAGCTTCCGGCGCAGACAGTTCGATCGGTAATAAAATCCTCGGCTTCTGACGTAAAAACACGTAAAACGTAAAAACATTTAGAGAAGCGCTTTTTCTGGGCATCCTTGTCCAATCCATAGGCAGCAATACCCTTCATAGGAAGTGAAGTTTAATGTATCTTGTGTAAACTTTCGATTTAGTCAAGATCAGAAGTCCAATGTCAGTATCCGGCACAGGATTGCCATTGTACTGATGGGGTATGTGTGCGAAAAAACTCCGACCAGTTTACCTTCCTCATAAGGTCACGCAGAAAGCGCAAAGGATACAAAAGGCTGTGATCGTTCAGATTTTTTGTACCCATCTTGGTCCAATCCTGAAGTTCCGGGTTTGCGATGGTTGGAAGTAAAATAGAGCCAGTAAAATATAAGTCATAAACTGTGTAAATAAATGAGTAAAGTACTTTAGTACTAACTTACTTCCCAGATCGCTGCAGCGCAATCGAATTTTGGGTATAGTGTCgccaaagttttaaaaattcacTTCGTAAGACTCTCCGTTATCCTTCATAGAATATGACTGATGAACTCATAATGTGCCCCTCCTTAGTATAAAATGCAAACTAGTATTGTACTTGTAGGAAAATCGCCCGCGCAACTTACCTGGCCTGTTTTATTGGCATTAAAGATCACATTCCACTCAGTGCTGTAGTTTCCCGTCTTCGGCGCCATTACAACACTTATGTATTTCCCAAAATCTTGTTTAATgtagaaatatatttattgcAATTATGTCTAGCTATATTTAAGACCAAAACGGGTGATAGGTTAAGGAAAGGCAGAAAAAGATCACACCGGAGGTTGTCATTGCAATTGGGAGCACCTGATGTGATCGCTGCCTAGGGAGAACTGAGAGTGGAGCAGATTAAAAATGTACGTAAGTGTATACTTGCGATGGGTTGTACTAGAGATACTCTTAACTTGTGGTTTTACCCACCTATATGCACTTTGACGAAATTAATTTTCtatagtttaaaatttataaataatagtttatttattctttaatTTTCACACAAAactaattatttatattaactTAGCTTACAGTTGTATGGCAAGTTTTTGGGGGTAACATCATTAGGATACCATGTTTCTTCTAATCCAGGTAAGATACTTCGATACATCGCAGTAGATAACGTAGTTGCTGAGGTCGCAGATTTCCCCTTTTCGCGGCGATAGAGACACTATACCTCGGACAACCCACCGGTTATTTCGCAGGACCATCAGAGCGCCTCCTGAGTCACCGAAGCAAGGACCATGACTCAGTGAATTTCCTGCACAAACCGTTCGATCGGTGATGAAATCTTCAGCCAGTGCCATTTTGTTGCGACACGTTGTCCTTGTCACCAGACTGACAGTAACCATTTTTGGAAAACGGGTCTTTTCGGCGTCCATGTCCACTCCCCAGCCTGCCACGACTCCCGAATCGCCTTCGTTTCTTGGCACGTTCATATCCGAGGTCCACAGGCACAAAGGTCGAATGTAACGTGTATACTCAATGGTCTCTGCTAGGATAAGGAGACCAACATCAGTATGAGGCAGGCGGTTGTCCTTGTACTCATCAGGTGTGTGCACAGATGAAACACCAACTAACTTGGCTCCATCCTCCGGATTTTTGTCTCGATCGTGGCGTCCCAGGTACACCCACAACTCGTTCGTCTCCTTCTCAAATATGCAGTGGGCTGCGGTGATTACCGTACGCCTCGAAATTACCGACACCACGCACTTGTAGGTGGCTCTCGTAGTGCCCACATAAAGGGCTGCCAGCCAAGGGTACTGACCGCGGACCACATCCGTACCACCAATCTGGCTGAAAGCGAAGCCCTCACGTCCGCATTCATCGAAATCACCTTCGATACGGGGTTTTACCTCTGGAGTGGGTGGCCAGCGGGATGGAAGGAAGGGATTCGACTTCAGGTTAGTTTGAGGAGGGGGCAGAGTCGGAGGAGGGCGAGGCTGAGTCGAAGAAGAAAGTGGAGGATGACGAGGTTCTGGTGAATATACCGTTTGAGTCTTTATTGGTCCCGAAGTGGAGTAGGTCCGTTGCCGTGTCATTGTGCTCGACGGAGGATCGTCTGGcgaataaaatacaatttgtgGAATATATAGCAAATCGGTTTTTAGGCATTAACTTACATTCCGGGTTACTACAGAGCAGCTCTTCATTAAACTCCAGTCGTAGCAACTTTGGCAGCTTGTTCCCAAAGTCTTGAAAACGCACAGACACCTTTGTCCGTTCGCCATTTTGTAAATCGCGAAAAGCCTGATCTTTATAAGGATAGAGCTCCAGTGAACCGACCGTGTGTGACTTGGAAGGTGAATTACCGAGTAAGGGTAAGGCAGGGTAGTTTTTAAGAGACACTTATTTTAACTCACCTGGTCTGTTTTGTCAGCATTAAAAACCGCAACCCATTTCACATTGTTGATTCCTCCTCTGGGCGCGGTGAAAAGACCAAAGTATTGACCATCCGATTCCTTCATGTAACTGAAGTAATTATCGCAATGATGTTGCGGAACGATTAAGCCCCAACCGATCGACCAAGTGAGCGAAAGGCCGAGAAAGGTCAGTCCGTCGATTTTCATTGCGATGGAGGTACTGATTTCGGCCGAGGGTAAGCTAGAACTGATGCCGGAGCACAAACGAAACCCGATGCACTGAGAAACAGATCTCTCGGGGACTGAGGAACTCCCATGTTCCATGGATTTACCCAGGAAATTCCTCTCAAGATTTACAACTCAGCGGAATGAGTATTACAAGCCACATTCCACtcataacttttattttgcaTTGTTTAGTAAAAACGTGTTTtgttaaacattattttataGATCTCTCGTAGACTGTTAAGAACTCTCTTAGTTTGATAATAAGCTTTGTTTTCGAAGAGCTGAGCTAAAGGCATTTATTTACTCTCAGAATGCTCATGTTGCGATTACGTACCTCCAAAAGTAAacatattaattataaatatttatatattatatatagccAGTCGTTGCCATTTTAATTATGAATGTCAAACAGATGTCTTATATTAGAGATTCTTTTGAGATATAGATGGTAAAAAGTACATATACCGACTGTTATCACAAATATAACCCTGCAGTGTTGTCGTGGGCGCCATACCCTGAACTCATCTCCAAGGACTTTCGCCTAAGGATTTTGGCATCCcgaatttttgttaaatactGTATT
The Drosophila bipectinata strain 14024-0381.07 chromosome 3R, DbipHiC1v2, whole genome shotgun sequence DNA segment above includes these coding regions:
- the Sp212 gene encoding proclotting enzyme: MGTFKLVIVVVLITVTGGQLLPENTCPTYFQYVNDAFGGVQGELTLPGLAQGRNRIDVRFTQRGDQDASAVGALSPYPDERAARASPARFRVSLRPNLSTGILPKLSRLSYNEQLLCSASEYGPPNSFFNRFYELHVSGPPVPLPSSSFTPFPRDPFDVDVQTIFFGPGSQGNEVIPGFTQSWRSSVISNRPEVLPPAVPTSPALRPSSWPTFSVPGPPPTQSPTQAPIPSTAAPPSPPPKIPAPSVETVLPPDSAPRISPTPPISNANEVCGQEGRWSSFIYKGQEYSRGKYPWLTAIHHARSGQRSFVCGGSLLSTNMVITAAHCVYKMETHNIFIELGRHDLYDNDEIVAEVRNVKGLLLHPEYNSRTQPDADVALVTMERPVVFNDIISPICLWTVEESNTLATSGFVAGWGQDEVGNEKTQYPRVVETEFGSATECASRWRVPRVTDRTLCAGNRDGSGPCFGDSGGGLMVRRHNRWLLRAIVSVGERERNRCQLNQFVLYCDLAKHLAWINDNLL
- the LOC108121810 gene encoding serine protease 41-like, which encodes MKIRGLIFSALFLNLSIVLGSNVPSQNCDKYSSYNKNSIGKYIDVITASQTENHSIEWKVIFNANQTGQAFSLKNHSLENGESQKAFVSFQNFGDTLPKLLRFELNGEVVCSNHGFDTSSSVMPRYHRIPRATEMKETQNIRRLSPPQPPSWAVRNESGFFINGVLQPEEQSTTTLKPLSFSLLAPAAYYNSTGTYYDGVLQTEKPSTATLKPLAISRLGPAAFLNSTGTYYDGVLQTGRSPDFVPRVVGDFDECGKEGFATAQIGGEELTRGQYPWLVALYSGQESVTYKCVGSLISKRTVITAAHCVFNQSPGDLWVYLGRHDRSLNTEAEAELVGVSSVHTPPQYNSVPDADVGLLILTKSIVYTRYIQPLCLWTSDLTIPGNEGELGAVAGWGLDMNAQKTRFPKSVYVQLVDRDRCRYKMPRAEDFITDRTVCAGNSRGHGPCFGDSGAALIVLRNNRWVIRGVVSLSPRLGVICDLSQYAIYCDVSTYVDWIREHMVV
- the LOC108121848 gene encoding chymotrypsin-like protease CTRL-1, which translates into the protein MKIDGLTFLGLSLTWSIGWGLIVPQHHCDNYFSYMKESDGQYFGLFTAPRGGINNVKWVAVFNADKTDQSHTVGSLELYPYKDQAFRDLQNGERTKVSVRFQDFGNKLPKLLRLEFNEELLCSNPEYDPPSSTMTRQRTYSTSGPIKTQTVYSPEPRHPPLSSSTQPRPPPTLPPPQTNLKSNPFLPSRWPPTPEVKPRIEGDFDECGREGFAFSQIGGTDVVRGQYPWLAALYVGTTRATYKCVVSVISRRTVITAAHCIFEKETNELWVYLGRHDRDKNPEDGAKLVGVSSVHTPDEYKDNRLPHTDVGLLILAETIEYTRYIRPLCLWTSDMNVPRNEGDSGVVAGWGVDMDAEKTRFPKMVTVSLVTRTTCRNKMALAEDFITDRTVCAGNSLSHGPCFGDSGGALMVLRNNRWVVRGIVSLSPRKGEICDLSNYVIYCDVSKYLTWIRRNMVS